AATTGATAGCGGCTTCAATTGCCTCCTCTATGTTTTTAACCCCGGTGATTTTAATGTCCGGCTTAAAAGTAAGCCGCTGCAAGGTGGAATCAGGAATAATCGCCTCCTTAAAGCCAATCTTAGTGCCTTCCTTAATTCGTCCCTCAGCCTGTGACACTCCCCGTATCTCTCCGGATAGTCCCACCTCACCAAACACGAAAAGAGTCTCCCTGACGGGTTTTTCCTTAAATGAAGAGACAATCGCCGTGATGATACCCAAATCAAAAGCCGGCTCGTTTATCTTAAGTCCGCCGACTACGTTAAGAAACACATCCATTCCGCCAAGATGCACCCCGCCCACCTTTTCAAGCACGGCAATTAGAAGATTAACCCGGTTGGTTTCAACCCCTATGGCGGTTCTTCTTGGCATAGCAGTGTTGGAATGTGAAACCAGCGCCTGAAGCTCTACCATAATCGGGCGGGTTCCCTCTATAGTAGAAACAACGGCGGTGCCGGATGCCCCCTCAGGGCGCTCCGAAAGAAACAGCTCGGATGGATTTGTTATTTCTACCAGTCCCAAATCCCGCATCTCAAACACCCCGATCTCATTTGTCGAGCCAAAGCGGTTTTTCACAGCCCGCAGGATTCTGTAAGGATTGCCCCTGTCTCCTTCGAAATATAAAACCGTATCCACAATGTGTTCAAGAGTGCGTGGACCTGCTATAGCGCCGTCTTTGGTTACATGCCCAATTAAAAAAATTGATGTCATGGAATTCTTTGCTAAAAACATGAGCTTAAGCGCACACTCCCTCACCTGAGTGACAGAGCCCGGAGCTGAGGGCGCATCCTGTGTAAACATGGTTTGAATTGAATCAATGATTACAACTGCGGGCTTTAACGATTTTATTTGCTCAGTGATACTCTCAAGACAAGTCTCAGAAAGGACGTTTATTTCAGGATTGTCAACATTCAGTCTGCCTGCGCGAATTTTTATCTGCTTCATGGACTCCTCGCCTGAGACGTAGAGGGAGATGTTTTTCATGGTAGCATTGGTTTTATAAAGGGAGGCCAGCATTTGAAGCACAATGGTTGACTTACCAATTCCAGGGTCTCCGCCAATTAAAATCAAAGAGCCTGCCACAATGCCTCCGCCAAGCACACGGTTAAGCTCCTCTATGCCGGTAGAGAGCCTGTCTTCAGCGTTTAGAGGGATGTCACTAAGAGACATTGCCTCAGAGCTGCCTGGGCGTGCCATCCCTTTTTTAACCTGCACCTCCTGCTCTTCAGTAAAACTGTTCCAGCTACCGCAGTCCGGGCACTTTCCAACCCACTTGGGTGAGCTGAACCCGCACGATTGGCACTGAAATATGGTTTTTGTCTTAGACATATTGCCCTATCAGTAAGCTCTGCAAAAAAACTGGATTCCTGCCTCCGCAGGAATGACAGAAAAAACCATCTCCTCCTCTGTCATTCCCGCCTCCGAGCGGGAATCCAGTCCCTTTTTATACATTTTTAGCTGACAGAAAACCATCAACCTGAGTAATTTCATAAGTATTTTATACATTTAAAATTGCCATCCCGCCTCCGGGATAAATTGCCCGTGTATCTATCGCATTTGTGACAAATGCTTTTGCAAGCCGGGCACTTTCAAGTGCTGCTATACCTTTTGCAAGATTTGCCGACACTGCCGCCGAATACAGACACCCTGTGCCGTGATATGTCCCCGGCTTTAGAGGGGTCTCCATCCTTATAAATTCCGCTCCGCCATAAAAAGTATCCGTAGCACTTTTAAGACCTTGTCCGCCTGTTATTATAACGTTCCTGACTCCAAACTCTCTTAACAGCCTGGCTGCAACGTCTATATCGGCTTCTGTTTTTATGTCCATTCCTGAATAGAGAGCAGCCTCACTGATATTTGGAGTAAAGCACTCACAAAGCGGCAGTAGTTTTTGTTTGACTGCCTCCGGAACTCCGGCTTCTGTCATCGTTTTGCCTGAGGTAGATACCGTTACCGGATCAATAACGAGATTTTTAAGATTATATTTTCTAATGTAGTGGTCAAGAATTTCAACAATGTCAGCGGTTGGCAAAATTCCGGTTTTAACGGCATCCGGAGTTAAATCGGAAAGAAGGACTGAAAGTTGCCGCTCGAAAATTTCAGGGCTCACAGCATAAACATCGCTAACCCCTTGTGTGTTTTGGGCGGTTATCGAGGATGCTACCGAAAGCCCATAAACCCCATGAGCGTGGAAGGCTTTTAAATCCGCCTGAAGTCCGGCTCCGCCTGTAGGGTCGAAGCCGGCAACGGTTAACGCTGTGGTCATTCTGCCGCTTTGCCTGTGGGGTGAAGCGCGCGCTCAACGGTTCTGATAGCGCAAAAATCGGCACACATGCTACAAACCTCAGATAGTGCGGGGGGGAGGTGTGCCCTCATGTTTCTGACCTTATCGGGATTAAAAGACATAGAAATCTGCCCCTCCCAGTCAAGGTTTTTTCTGTACCGCGCCATCTTTTTATCCCTCTCTATAGCAGAGGGAATTCCCTTTGCTATGTCAGCCGCATGTGCTGCTATTTTTGAAGCTACAACACCTTCTATGACATCATTGAGTTCCGGAAGCCGGACGTGCTCTGAGGGCGTTACGTAGCAGAGAAAATCTGCCCCGGCAGCTCCCGCAATTGCTCCGCCTATGGCTGAGGTTATGTGGTCATACCCCATTCCAACATCTGTGACAAGAGGCCCTAGCACATAAAACGGGGCGCCGCTACACAGTGATTTCTGAAGTTTTATATTCATTTCTACCTGGTTAATCGGGACGTGGCCCGGCCCCTCGATTATCACCTGCACACCGTGCTCAAGAGCGATTTTCTGTAGCTTTCCTAAAGTAATAAGCTCCTCCACCTGCGCTCTGTCCGTAGCGTCAGCCAGACAGCCGGGTCTTAGCCCATCCCCTAAGCTAAGTGTCATGTCGTACTTTTTTGATATTTCAAGCAGCCTGTCATATTGCTCAAAGAGGGGGTTTTCCCGGTCGTTTACAATCATCCATTCAAGCATTATGGAGCCTCCGCGGCTTACAATATCAAGAATCCTGCCCTGTGCTTTCAGATGCTCAACTGTATCTCTGGTTAGCCCGGCATGTACCGTTACAAAGTCAACCCCTTCTTTAGCATGAACCTCTATGATTTCAAACAAATCATCGGCAGTCATCTTTATGATGCTGCCGTACTTTTCAACAGCCATGACGGCAGTCTCGTATATGGGTACAGTGCCGATAGGCACGGGGGATTTTTCGGTCATCATCCGTCTCAGGTCTCTTATTGGCCCTCCGGTTGATAAATCCATGATGGCATCAGAGCCGTATTTAACTGATGCCTCAAGCTTAAGCATCTCCTCACCCACCGAGGCATGGTCTTTTGATGTGCCGATGTTTGCGTTTATCTTTGTGGTAAGCCCTCTGCCAATGCCCGTGGGTTTGATTTTATGCAGAATGTTTTTTGTGATGACGGTGAAACCTGCTGCAATGTCTTCTGAGATTTTTTCTGCCGATACTGATTCACTTTGCGCTACAGCCTTTACATCATCTGTTATAATGCCCTTTTTAGCCGACTCTATAGTTGTCATTTTAGTAACTCCAGGTATTTTTTAGTTTCGCCAAAAACATCAGTTGACGACAGAATTCCGGAAATCACGGCTACGCCGTCCGCCCCGGCCTCTAAGACCTCTGTTAAATTATCCGGCTTGATGCCACCTATGGCAAAGACCGGTATCTTTAATTTCTTTTTGACCTTTGTGATGGTTTGCACTCCTATTGGGGGCCCAAACTGAAGTTTGGACTTTGTTTCGTAAATTGGCCCAAGTGTTATAAAATCAGCGCCCTTGCTTTGTGCTAAAATCGCCTCCTCAAGAGAATGTGTGGACTGAGCTATGATGAGCCTGTCTCCGGCTATCTTTCTTGCCGCTGCAACGGGAATACTGTTCTGGGTCAGGTGCACTCCGTCAGCCTCCACTGCAAGGGCAACATCAACCCGGTCATTTATAAACAGTTTGGCTTTGTAGGTTTTGGTAAGCTCCCTCATTTTTTCAGCCAGCACCATTATTTCTTTGATATTTAGATCTTTTTCCCTTAGCTGAACAGCGCCTGCTCCAGCCGCAAGTGCTGCCTCAAGCACATCACAACAGGGCTTGTTAACAAGAGATCTGTCACTTATAAGATAGAGCTTAAAATCAATTCCTGCCATGTTCTTTCTCCTCCGGTTTTACTACAGCATTCCTTCAATGGGGCTGCTTGCCGATGCGTAGAGTTTCCGGGGTATGCGCCCGGACTTGTAGGCATATCGTCCGGCAATTACTGCGTGTTTCATAGCCTCAGCCATCATAATAGGATCCTTTGCGCCGGCAATAGCCGTGTTAATGAGCACAGCGTCACACCCAAGCTCCATTGCCTCTGCCGCATCCGAGGCTGTCCC
The genomic region above belongs to Nitrospirota bacterium and contains:
- the radA gene encoding DNA repair protein RadA, yielding MSKTKTIFQCQSCGFSSPKWVGKCPDCGSWNSFTEEQEVQVKKGMARPGSSEAMSLSDIPLNAEDRLSTGIEELNRVLGGGIVAGSLILIGGDPGIGKSTIVLQMLASLYKTNATMKNISLYVSGEESMKQIKIRAGRLNVDNPEINVLSETCLESITEQIKSLKPAVVIIDSIQTMFTQDAPSAPGSVTQVRECALKLMFLAKNSMTSIFLIGHVTKDGAIAGPRTLEHIVDTVLYFEGDRGNPYRILRAVKNRFGSTNEIGVFEMRDLGLVEITNPSELFLSERPEGASGTAVVSTIEGTRPIMVELQALVSHSNTAMPRRTAIGVETNRVNLLIAVLEKVGGVHLGGMDVFLNVVGGLKINEPAFDLGIITAIVSSFKEKPVRETLFVFGEVGLSGEIRGVSQAEGRIKEGTKIGFKEAIIPDSTLQRLTFKPDIKITGVKNIEEAIEAAINY
- the thiD gene encoding bifunctional hydroxymethylpyrimidine kinase/phosphomethylpyrimidine kinase, with the translated sequence MTTALTVAGFDPTGGAGLQADLKAFHAHGVYGLSVASSITAQNTQGVSDVYAVSPEIFERQLSVLLSDLTPDAVKTGILPTADIVEILDHYIRKYNLKNLVIDPVTVSTSGKTMTEAGVPEAVKQKLLPLCECFTPNISEAALYSGMDIKTEADIDVAARLLREFGVRNVIITGGQGLKSATDTFYGGAEFIRMETPLKPGTYHGTGCLYSAAVSANLAKGIAALESARLAKAFVTNAIDTRAIYPGGGMAILNV
- the thiC gene encoding phosphomethylpyrimidine synthase ThiC gives rise to the protein MTTIESAKKGIITDDVKAVAQSESVSAEKISEDIAAGFTVITKNILHKIKPTGIGRGLTTKINANIGTSKDHASVGEEMLKLEASVKYGSDAIMDLSTGGPIRDLRRMMTEKSPVPIGTVPIYETAVMAVEKYGSIIKMTADDLFEIIEVHAKEGVDFVTVHAGLTRDTVEHLKAQGRILDIVSRGGSIMLEWMIVNDRENPLFEQYDRLLEISKKYDMTLSLGDGLRPGCLADATDRAQVEELITLGKLQKIALEHGVQVIIEGPGHVPINQVEMNIKLQKSLCSGAPFYVLGPLVTDVGMGYDHITSAIGGAIAGAAGADFLCYVTPSEHVRLPELNDVIEGVVASKIAAHAADIAKGIPSAIERDKKMARYRKNLDWEGQISMSFNPDKVRNMRAHLPPALSEVCSMCADFCAIRTVERALHPTGKAAE
- the thiE gene encoding thiamine phosphate synthase encodes the protein MAGIDFKLYLISDRSLVNKPCCDVLEAALAAGAGAVQLREKDLNIKEIMVLAEKMRELTKTYKAKLFINDRVDVALAVEADGVHLTQNSIPVAAARKIAGDRLIIAQSTHSLEEAILAQSKGADFITLGPIYETKSKLQFGPPIGVQTITKVKKKLKIPVFAIGGIKPDNLTEVLEAGADGVAVISGILSSTDVFGETKKYLELLK